The proteins below are encoded in one region of Limnochorda pilosa:
- a CDS encoding DUF5615 family PIN-like protein has translation MKVLLDECLPRKLKNGFAGHEAATVPELGWAGTKNGALLRLAEAGFDVFITADQNVQYQQNLRSARISVVVPAAPNNRLETLRPLLPEVLRVLEKLQPGFCTGPFDGRGSNTGA, from the coding sequence ATGAAGGTGCTTCTTGACGAGTGTCTGCCGCGCAAGCTCAAGAACGGCTTTGCTGGACATGAGGCTGCAACCGTACCGGAATTGGGTTGGGCGGGGACCAAGAATGGCGCGCTTCTTCGCCTGGCTGAGGCTGGCTTCGACGTGTTCATTACGGCCGATCAGAATGTCCAGTACCAACAGAACCTGCGGTCGGCGAGAATCAGCGTCGTCGTTCCGGCTGCACCGAACAATCGCCTTGAGACCCTTCGCCCGTTGCTTCCCGAGGTACTGCGTGTGCTCGAGAAGCTTCAACCCGGATTTTGCACGGGTCCCTTCGATGGACGCGGATCGAACACGGGAGCGTAA
- a CDS encoding DUF433 domain-containing protein: MATQKVIVRDRDILGGTPVFVGTRVPVETLFDYLVGGQTLDEFLDDFPSVDRTHAIAALEEMKHAVLAQQP, encoded by the coding sequence GTGGCTACCCAAAAGGTCATCGTACGTGACCGAGATATCCTGGGCGGAACACCTGTCTTCGTCGGTACCCGTGTGCCCGTAGAGACGTTGTTCGATTACTTGGTAGGGGGGCAGACGCTCGACGAATTCCTGGATGACTTTCCCAGTGTCGATCGCACGCACGCGATCGCCGCTCTGGAAGAGATGAAGCATGCTGTTCTTGCTCAACAGCCATGA
- a CDS encoding alkaline phosphatase family protein, with translation MDQFMQSLLQALKQAVAAEGHQKTLAKNLRVYQSLKWKSGLRTHLELDMRLVYRRMPDGIEVLAIGPRLPGSPAYAEMRTHMPELGRKNSRRPAERRGHVDRLLLGLDCADPHLVFDRWLDDLPNIKRLVEAGVYGPMSSSTPPISVPAWMSMVTGGIWALKMSVDELGARFRFRSGSWPASGAG, from the coding sequence GTGGATCAGTTCATGCAAAGCTTGTTGCAGGCTCTCAAGCAGGCTGTCGCAGCGGAAGGTCATCAAAAGACCCTTGCGAAGAATCTGCGAGTCTACCAGAGCCTTAAGTGGAAATCGGGCCTAAGAACCCACCTGGAGCTAGATATGAGGCTCGTTTATAGACGCATGCCGGACGGAATTGAGGTTCTGGCGATCGGCCCCCGTCTTCCGGGGTCCCCCGCCTATGCGGAGATGCGTACCCACATGCCCGAGCTCGGACGGAAGAACAGCCGCAGACCGGCCGAGCGCCGCGGCCATGTTGACCGACTCCTCCTCGGCCTCGACTGCGCCGACCCCCACCTCGTCTTCGACCGCTGGCTGGACGACCTGCCGAACATCAAGCGCCTGGTCGAGGCCGGGGTGTACGGGCCGATGTCCAGCTCGACCCCGCCCATCAGTGTGCCGGCGTGGATGTCGATGGTGACGGGCGGGATCTGGGCCCTGAAGATGAGCGTGGACGAGCTGGGCGCCCGCTTCCGGTTCAGATCGGGAAGCTGGCCAGCGTCCGGCGCCGGGTGA
- a CDS encoding RpnC/YadD family protein, with translation MPTAHDQLFKELLRAFFPQFLELFTPDVLRLGRPASVVFIEPEVFRDLPGSERRRLDVVARVRFAPQVPRQPQSATFLVHVEVQSRRKRDFDRRMFFYFSRLYERELTPIYPIALFTYDSGRKREPHMHQVRLGRFQVVLRFAYRTIELRELQASQYVRRFNPVALALAAKMKHGRDESPYLWFEALRRLARMALDESRKRIVLSFLGTYLPLDRREKVRYNRLVEGLPMGEKRAVQELTNPWELDGVRTTLLLLVRRRFGPMPDEDRVLIESLDRPRLDELAVAVVEVDSYAAWQARLKELADRR, from the coding sequence ATGCCCACCGCTCACGACCAGCTCTTCAAGGAGTTGCTCAGGGCCTTCTTCCCGCAGTTCCTCGAGCTCTTCACACCCGACGTCCTCAGGCTCGGCAGACCGGCCTCGGTCGTCTTCATCGAGCCGGAGGTCTTCCGGGACCTGCCGGGTTCCGAGCGGCGCCGCCTGGACGTGGTGGCCCGCGTCCGCTTCGCGCCCCAGGTCCCGCGCCAGCCTCAGAGTGCCACCTTCCTGGTCCACGTGGAGGTCCAGTCCCGGCGGAAGCGGGATTTCGACCGACGCATGTTCTTCTACTTCTCCCGGCTTTACGAGCGCGAGCTGACACCCATCTACCCCATCGCCCTCTTCACCTACGACAGCGGACGGAAGCGCGAGCCTCACATGCACCAGGTACGGCTGGGCCGGTTCCAGGTGGTGCTCCGCTTCGCCTACCGCACCATTGAGCTCCGCGAGCTTCAGGCGTCCCAGTATGTCCGGCGGTTCAACCCGGTCGCGCTCGCGCTTGCCGCGAAGATGAAGCACGGGCGTGACGAGAGCCCGTACCTGTGGTTCGAAGCGCTCCGGCGGCTGGCGCGCATGGCGCTCGACGAGAGCCGCAAGCGCATCGTGCTCTCCTTCCTCGGAACCTACCTGCCGTTGGATCGCCGGGAGAAGGTACGGTATAATCGACTCGTGGAGGGATTGCCGATGGGTGAGAAGCGCGCCGTTCAGGAGCTGACCAACCCTTGGGAACTCGATGGCGTTCGCACCACGTTGCTGCTCCTGGTTCGCCGTCGGTTCGGCCCCATGCCGGACGAAGACAGGGTCCTAATCGAGTCGCTTGACCGGCCGCGTCTCGACGAGCTTGCCGTCGCAGTGGTCGAGGTGGACTCCTACGCGGCGTGGCAGGCCCGGCTGAAGGAGCTCGCAGACCGAAGGTAG
- a CDS encoding tyrosine-type recombinase/integrase: MDVDGDGRDLGPEDERGRAGRPLPVQIGKLASVRRRVTPHALRPTCFTMLLEKGADIRTLQELAGRASSETTQLYTQVSITQKRAAVGKLERLRGNEARDGGDDGGRPDSTRSRRGRPPRRP; this comes from the coding sequence GTGGATGTCGATGGTGACGGGCGGGATCTGGGCCCTGAAGATGAGCGTGGACGAGCTGGGCGCCCGCTTCCGGTTCAGATCGGGAAGCTGGCCAGCGTCCGGCGCCGGGTGACGCCCCATGCCCTCCGCCCCACGTGCTTCACCATGCTGCTGGAGAAGGGGGCGGACATCCGCACCCTGCAGGAACTCGCGGGGCGTGCGAGCTCCGAGACGACCCAGCTCTACACGCAGGTCTCCATCACCCAGAAGCGGGCGGCCGTCGGGAAGCTGGAGAGGCTGAGGGGGAACGAGGCGCGAGACGGTGGGGATGACGGAGGGCGTCCTGACTCCACCAGAAGTCGAAGAGGCCGGCCTCCAAGACGTCCATGA